From a single Chloracidobacterium thermophilum B genomic region:
- a CDS encoding TonB-dependent receptor: MLLCHLRRGLIGLCLGAGSLIMPSLLLPATTFAQSQVNAADLRGTVSDEGGKVIAGAKVTARDERTGFTREATTNEVGVYQFIALPPGSYEITVESPGFARAVNRNVVLTIGAAAQLDFTLRVGETTEEVVVTADTQVIESSRTSVAETINQRAINNLPTSSRNYVGFTLLTSTTTRDNQPKLGVAPTSGLNFGGQRARANNVSIDGADATDSGVNGVRATVSQEAVQEFQILTNSYAPEFGRASSAVINIVSKGGGNELRGNVFAFLRDQAFSANNAFAGVREYPETRFQGGFTLGGPIVKDKTFFFLSFEAQTLNGTGFNITGRNGFGFTTFTPPALLATSPNLGLSNLPGGIFVPIGGQVAQVTPQQAAFLNAALSGLSQATGIPLNTQFTALPPPVQTALLTNASFQALNTYYFLAREGSSVGLTGRQTNGQAIFPTLAALGITNPGVNSPVPLGTGAFRPMNTLLGNYTVRERTFLPALRIDHRFNDIHQFFARISVTPSTVRGIPSNGQNQPTALNEFTRTGFQGTRDVALVAQNLATISPTLINESRFQFARRGVDYGPQGQTVGVEIPGFASFGREPFSPARRVEKRWQVTNNLTKIAGNHTMKFGADFNLLLYNALFEVNFGGVYAFPPNQLFPAAQGFPPFSGVQAYGLGLPESYVQNVGNPNSIFNNPVLGVFAQDSWKIRPNFTFNYGVRYDVQYTKQIRPVQPEPFTGPGNVGLINMPNLFAAGEEIVGIQQGIPRDYNNIAPRIAFAWDPFNNGKTVVRAAYGLFYGTPLAGLIFLSDVVDGAQSPFLVFPGLLGGGAIFRNERVNIPVPPLPGYQVGQQRYNPLDPGFEIFNGGPIRSLLFSPITSQTLHLNRGFEFDYTQQGNLSIERQLGRTITVNATYSYIRGLQLVRPRNVNQQNLALLQANAQAQTNPIVVGGQTVGFFGTGPLAGLYNPLPNSLGPGLSGLPAQVAPIGRFLFNDFRRTGPNLLYTAATLNIPVAQAQQLLTALTNRFNLPRLQGAPFVPFGSAKNYESSGSSIYHALTLSVNKRFSNNFQFLASYTWSHAIDDSTDVQTLQEPQDNSNPRLDRSNSNFDQRHRFIFSAVFNSPFKRNEGPGRYLLADWTFAPIVEAGAGRPYTLLIGVDQTQVNSSSTARPNFVTSCPPGTAGLTCFPSPRGNGFLTLPPDSRLPQNFGLPVSAFLGNVGRNAFTGPNFISVDFRLARKFYFSRDADATARNLEFIFEMFNALNRVNITEINPSYQLSGAPTLAAPPRQIQFALKFNF; encoded by the coding sequence ATGCTGCTGTGTCATTTGCGCCGTGGGCTGATTGGCTTATGTCTTGGCGCAGGTTCGCTGATTATGCCTTCGTTGCTTTTGCCGGCGACGACGTTCGCCCAATCACAGGTCAACGCCGCCGACTTGCGTGGAACGGTCAGTGATGAAGGTGGCAAGGTCATTGCCGGGGCCAAAGTGACGGCGCGTGACGAGCGCACAGGCTTTACCCGTGAGGCTACAACCAACGAGGTCGGCGTCTATCAGTTCATTGCCCTGCCGCCGGGGTCGTATGAAATCACGGTTGAATCGCCCGGCTTTGCCCGGGCTGTCAACCGCAACGTCGTTCTCACCATCGGGGCGGCGGCGCAGCTCGACTTTACCCTGCGCGTGGGTGAGACCACGGAAGAAGTCGTGGTGACGGCGGATACGCAGGTCATCGAAAGTTCGCGCACCTCCGTGGCAGAGACCATCAACCAGCGTGCCATCAACAACCTCCCGACGAGCAGCCGGAACTACGTCGGGTTTACGCTGCTGACCTCGACCACGACACGCGACAACCAGCCCAAGCTGGGTGTGGCGCCAACCTCCGGGTTGAACTTCGGCGGACAGCGCGCCCGCGCCAACAATGTCTCCATTGACGGCGCCGATGCCACGGATTCAGGTGTCAACGGGGTGCGGGCGACGGTTTCCCAGGAAGCCGTCCAGGAATTCCAGATTCTGACCAACAGTTACGCCCCGGAGTTCGGGCGGGCTTCATCGGCCGTCATCAACATCGTCTCCAAGGGCGGTGGCAACGAGCTGCGCGGCAACGTCTTTGCCTTCCTCCGCGACCAGGCGTTTTCGGCCAACAACGCCTTTGCCGGCGTGCGGGAGTACCCGGAAACCCGGTTCCAGGGTGGCTTTACCCTTGGTGGGCCCATTGTCAAGGACAAAACCTTTTTCTTTCTGTCCTTTGAAGCCCAGACCCTCAATGGCACAGGTTTCAACATCACAGGGCGCAATGGTTTTGGCTTTACGACGTTTACGCCGCCGGCCCTGCTGGCCACATCTCCCAACCTGGGACTATCCAACCTTCCCGGCGGTATTTTCGTGCCCATCGGCGGTCAGGTTGCCCAGGTGACACCGCAGCAGGCGGCCTTCCTCAATGCGGCGCTGAGTGGCTTGTCACAGGCCACGGGGATTCCCCTGAACACACAGTTCACGGCACTGCCGCCGCCGGTTCAAACGGCGTTGCTCACCAATGCCTCCTTCCAGGCGCTCAACACCTACTACTTCCTGGCGCGGGAAGGCTCCAGCGTTGGGTTGACCGGCCGCCAGACCAACGGTCAGGCCATCTTTCCGACGCTGGCGGCGCTGGGTATCACCAATCCCGGTGTCAACTCTCCGGTTCCGCTCGGCACCGGCGCCTTCCGTCCGATGAACACGCTGCTGGGGAACTACACGGTGCGCGAGCGCACCTTCCTGCCGGCGCTGCGCATTGACCACCGCTTCAACGACATCCACCAGTTCTTTGCCCGGATCAGCGTCACACCCTCCACGGTACGGGGCATCCCCTCCAACGGGCAGAACCAGCCCACGGCGCTCAACGAATTCACCCGCACGGGCTTCCAGGGCACCCGCGATGTGGCCCTCGTTGCCCAGAACCTGGCCACTATCAGCCCGACGCTTATCAACGAGTCGCGCTTCCAGTTTGCCCGCCGGGGCGTGGATTACGGCCCGCAGGGCCAGACCGTGGGGGTCGAAATACCGGGCTTTGCTTCCTTTGGGCGCGAGCCGTTTTCGCCCGCCCGGCGTGTTGAAAAACGCTGGCAGGTGACGAACAACCTCACCAAGATTGCTGGCAACCACACCATGAAGTTCGGTGCCGACTTCAACCTCCTGCTCTACAACGCCCTGTTTGAGGTCAACTTCGGCGGCGTTTATGCCTTTCCACCAAATCAGCTCTTCCCGGCGGCACAGGGGTTTCCGCCTTTCAGTGGAGTCCAGGCTTATGGGCTGGGGCTGCCGGAGTCCTACGTGCAGAACGTCGGCAATCCGAACAGCATCTTCAACAATCCGGTGCTCGGCGTCTTTGCCCAGGATAGCTGGAAGATTCGCCCGAACTTCACCTTCAACTATGGTGTGCGGTACGACGTGCAGTACACCAAACAGATTCGCCCCGTCCAGCCAGAGCCGTTCACCGGACCCGGCAACGTCGGCCTCATCAACATGCCCAACCTGTTTGCCGCTGGGGAGGAAATCGTCGGCATCCAGCAGGGCATCCCGCGTGACTACAACAACATTGCGCCACGTATCGCCTTTGCCTGGGACCCGTTCAACAACGGCAAGACGGTCGTTCGCGCCGCCTACGGGCTGTTTTACGGCACGCCTCTGGCGGGATTGATCTTCCTGTCCGACGTGGTGGATGGAGCCCAGTCACCGTTCCTTGTCTTTCCGGGCCTGCTCGGTGGTGGGGCCATCTTCCGCAATGAACGGGTCAACATCCCTGTTCCGCCCCTGCCCGGCTACCAGGTTGGACAGCAGCGGTACAACCCGCTCGATCCGGGCTTCGAGATTTTCAACGGCGGCCCTATCCGGTCGCTGCTGTTTTCACCCATCACCTCCCAGACCCTGCACCTGAACCGGGGCTTCGAGTTTGACTACACCCAACAAGGCAACCTCTCCATCGAGCGGCAACTCGGACGGACGATTACGGTCAATGCCACGTACAGCTACATTCGCGGGCTGCAACTGGTGCGCCCGCGCAACGTCAACCAGCAGAACCTGGCGCTGCTTCAGGCCAACGCTCAGGCGCAAACCAACCCGATTGTCGTTGGCGGGCAGACGGTCGGCTTTTTTGGCACAGGGCCACTTGCCGGGTTGTACAACCCCCTGCCCAACAGTCTGGGGCCGGGGCTGTCGGGGCTTCCCGCCCAGGTGGCCCCGATTGGGCGCTTCCTCTTCAATGACTTCCGGCGGACAGGGCCAAACCTGCTCTACACCGCCGCCACGCTGAACATTCCGGTGGCCCAGGCCCAGCAGCTACTCACGGCTCTGACCAACCGCTTCAACCTGCCCCGCCTGCAGGGTGCGCCCTTCGTACCGTTTGGCAGTGCCAAGAACTATGAGTCGTCAGGCAGCTCGATTTACCACGCCCTGACGCTCAGCGTGAACAAGCGCTTCTCCAACAACTTCCAGTTCCTGGCGTCCTACACCTGGTCGCACGCCATTGACGATTCGACCGACGTGCAGACGCTGCAGGAACCGCAGGACAACAGCAACCCCCGGCTTGACCGGTCCAACTCCAACTTTGACCAGCGCCACCGCTTCATTTTCAGCGCCGTCTTCAACAGCCCCTTCAAGCGCAACGAGGGGCCGGGCCGCTACCTGCTGGCGGACTGGACGTTTGCACCGATTGTCGAAGCCGGCGCCGGACGCCCCTACACGCTGCTCATCGGGGTGGATCAAACCCAGGTCAACAGCTCCTCCACGGCGCGCCCGAATTTCGTCACCTCCTGCCCACCCGGGACGGCCGGTCTCACCTGTTTCCCATCCCCGCGCGGCAACGGCTTTCTCACGCTGCCGCCTGACAGCCGCCTGCCCCAGAACTTCGGGCTGCCGGTTTCAGCGTTCCTGGGCAATGTCGGACGCAATGCCTTCACCGGGCCAAACTTCATCTCGGTGGACTTCCGGCTGGCGCGCAAGTTCTACTTCTCACGCGATGCTGACGCGACGGCGCGGAATCTGGAGTTCATCTTTGAAATGTTCAATGCCTTGAACCGCGTCAACATCACGGAGATCAACCCCAGCTACCAGTTGAGCGGCGCGCCAACGCTGGCCGCTCCGCCCCGGCAGATTCAGTTTGCCCTGAAGTTCAACTTCTAG